In Hyphomicrobium denitrificans ATCC 51888, the DNA window AGCAATTGTAGGCGAGTTTTTTGCCGGGATACTTGGCGTGAATGGCCTCGGCAAATTTACGCGCATGCTCGATATTGGGTGTCGATGTTTCCCACCACAGCAAGTCGGCGTACGGCGCATAGGCGAGGCCGCGCGCGATGCAGGCGTCGACTCCGTTGCGTAACGTGTAGAAGCCTTCGGCCGTACGTTCACCTTTGACGATGAATTCGCGATCGCGCTCATCGATATCGGACGTGATGAGCTTCGCCGACTCGGCGTCGGTGCGCGCGACGATGAGCGTTGCAACACCCATGACGTCGGCGGCAAGTCGCGCAGCCACGAGATTGCGAATATGCGCTGCTGTCGGAATTAGAACCTTGCCGCCGAGGTGGCCGCACTTCTTCTCCGAAGCAAGCTGATCCTCGAAGTGAACGGCGGCAACACCCGCTTCGATGTAAGCCTTCATGATCTCGAAGCTGTTCAGCGGCCCACCGAACCCGGCTTCCGCATCCGCGACGATCGGAGCAAACCACGTCGCGACGCTCGACTTGCCTTCCATGTGCTCGATCTGATCGGCACGTTGCAGGGTACGATTGATGCGGCGCGCAAGCTCCGGACCGGCGTTCGCCGGATAGAGGCTCTGGTCGGGGTACATCGCGCTCGCCGTGTTGGCGTCAGCGGCGACCTGCCAGCCGGAGAGATAGATGGCTTTCAATCCGGCGCGGACCATCTGCATCGCCTGATTGCCGGTGACGGCGCCGAGCGCGTGCACATAAGGTTCGGCATTGAGAAGTTGCCAAAGACGCTTCGAGGCGATGTCGGCGAGCGTGTATCGGATCGGCACCGAACCGCGCAGCTTCATGACGTCGGCAACGGAATAGGGTCGCTCGATCCCATCGAACCGGTCGGAAGCCGCATCGATTCCCAGCTGCACTATTTCCGAAGTCTTCATGCCGTCCTCGCTTGCCAAATGACTTGATATTCGCAATATCCGCATTCCGAAGTCGCGCGAAACGCCTGAAATTGCGGAGTTTTGCGAGGCTAGGGTTGCGAATTTGCGAATTTTGCGAATATCGAGGTCTGCATGAGAAAAGCGTTCATGGGCGTTCGCCTGAAGCGGCTCCGCGAGGAGCGCGGGCTGACGCAAGTCGCCCTGGCGCGGGCGCTCGAACTGTCCCCGAGCTATCTCAATCAGATCGAAAAAAATCAGCGACCGCTGACGGTTCCGATCCTGCTCAAGATCAACTCCGTGTTCGGCGTCGATGTGCAGCTTTTTTCCGAAGACGAGGAAGCGCGTCTCATCGCGGATTTGAAGGACGTGCTCGCCGACCCCGGCCTCGGCGAGCACGTCGCACTCACGGAGATTCGCGAAATTGCCGCCAACATGCCGGCGGTTGGACGC includes these proteins:
- the aceA gene encoding isocitrate lyase, with the protein product MKTSEIVQLGIDAASDRFDGIERPYSVADVMKLRGSVPIRYTLADIASKRLWQLLNAEPYVHALGAVTGNQAMQMVRAGLKAIYLSGWQVAADANTASAMYPDQSLYPANAGPELARRINRTLQRADQIEHMEGKSSVATWFAPIVADAEAGFGGPLNSFEIMKAYIEAGVAAVHFEDQLASEKKCGHLGGKVLIPTAAHIRNLVAARLAADVMGVATLIVARTDAESAKLITSDIDERDREFIVKGERTAEGFYTLRNGVDACIARGLAYAPYADLLWWETSTPNIEHARKFAEAIHAKYPGKKLAYNCSPSFNWQKKLDPATIAKFQSELGAMGYKFQFVTLAGFHQLNHSMFELAQGYRDRGMAAYSELQQAEFASEARGYTATRHQREVGTGYFDAVSLAITGGTSSTTAMSASTETAQFHDDAVRPAAE